Proteins encoded together in one Mycobacterium sp. MS1601 window:
- a CDS encoding GlxA family transcriptional regulator: MHRVVVFLLGPVVGFDATIAPLLFGAAVDANGDPLYDVVTCGVTADPVPSTNGFAMVPQAGAHALSSADTVVVPGTRYAPARLRGVLEPEVTAALATIKPGARIVSICTGAFVLAAAGLLDDRPATTHWRFAEDMRALHPRVQLDENVLFVDDGDLLTSAGLAAGVDLCLHLIRRDHGAQVANAVARYCVVPPWREGGQAQFIDRHLPDEDSASTAAARAWAVQNLRESLSIEQLARHAGMSPRTFIRRFREETGESPGAWVRARRLDRAREMLEQHDLSVDEVARQAGLGTGANLRHHLRRGLGMSPSSYRKVFQGR, translated from the coding sequence ATGCACCGCGTTGTCGTGTTCCTTCTCGGCCCCGTCGTGGGATTCGACGCGACCATCGCGCCGCTGCTGTTCGGAGCGGCCGTCGACGCCAATGGTGACCCGCTCTACGACGTCGTGACCTGCGGTGTCACCGCTGATCCGGTGCCGTCCACCAATGGTTTCGCCATGGTTCCGCAGGCCGGGGCGCACGCGCTGAGCAGTGCCGACACCGTGGTTGTGCCCGGCACGCGATACGCCCCGGCTCGCCTTCGCGGGGTCCTTGAGCCCGAGGTCACGGCTGCGCTGGCCACGATCAAACCGGGCGCTCGCATCGTGTCCATCTGCACCGGCGCCTTTGTGCTGGCAGCAGCCGGTCTGCTGGACGATCGTCCGGCCACCACGCACTGGCGGTTCGCCGAGGACATGCGCGCGCTGCATCCGCGGGTGCAGCTGGACGAGAACGTACTGTTCGTCGACGACGGCGACCTGCTGACCTCGGCCGGGTTGGCCGCAGGGGTGGACTTGTGCCTGCACCTGATCCGCCGCGACCACGGCGCGCAGGTGGCCAACGCCGTGGCCCGCTACTGCGTGGTGCCGCCGTGGCGAGAGGGTGGTCAGGCGCAGTTCATCGACCGGCATCTCCCCGACGAGGACTCGGCGTCCACGGCTGCTGCGCGCGCGTGGGCCGTACAGAACCTGCGGGAGTCGCTGAGCATCGAGCAGTTGGCCCGTCACGCCGGGATGAGCCCGCGCACCTTCATCCGCCGGTTCCGCGAGGAGACGGGAGAGTCCCCGGGCGCGTGGGTACGGGCTCGTCGGCTGGACCGCGCGCGAGAGATGTTGGAGCAGCACGACTTATCCGTTGACGAGGTCGCCCGGCAGGCCGGCCTGGGCACTGGTGCGAATCTGCGGCATCACCTGCGCCGCGGCCTGGGCATGTCACCGTCGAGCTACCGCAAGGTGTTCCAGGGCCGCTGA
- a CDS encoding gamma carbonic anhydrase family protein, with protein MALIVTVAGRTPQLHPDSWAAPNASIVGNVTIAAQASIWYSATLRAENESIEIGLGSNIQDGACVHVDPDFPCVVGTGVSVGHNVVLHGCTIEDHALVGMGAIVLNGAVVGGESIIGAGAVVRQGMVIPKRSLVTGVPGRVVRELTDAEIAGNRHAAAQYQQRIDVYRDAEGATAAGRAARP; from the coding sequence ATGGCGCTCATCGTCACCGTTGCCGGTCGAACACCACAGCTGCATCCAGATTCGTGGGCGGCACCGAACGCGAGCATCGTCGGCAACGTCACAATCGCAGCGCAAGCGAGCATCTGGTACTCCGCGACGCTGCGCGCCGAAAACGAGTCCATCGAGATCGGCCTCGGCAGCAACATCCAGGACGGCGCCTGCGTGCACGTCGACCCCGACTTCCCCTGTGTTGTCGGCACGGGCGTCAGCGTCGGGCACAACGTGGTGCTGCATGGCTGCACCATCGAGGACCATGCCCTCGTCGGGATGGGCGCCATCGTGCTCAACGGAGCTGTCGTTGGCGGCGAATCCATCATCGGCGCCGGGGCGGTGGTTCGGCAGGGCATGGTGATCCCGAAACGCTCATTGGTGACCGGCGTGCCCGGACGGGTGGTGCGTGAGCTCACCGACGCCGAGATTGCCGGCAACCGGCATGCCGCCGCCCAGTACCAGCAACGTATCGACGTCTACCGGGACGCAGAGGGTGCGACCGCGGCGGGGAGAGCGGCCCGGCCGTAG
- a CDS encoding TetR/AcrR family transcriptional regulator, translating into MSTRPGGRTAAVRDAVLRATGDLLVDNGLSGVELSAVAELAGVGKSTVYRRWGTVPALVADLLADMADTSTPRSHTGTLRGDLLTSAHLIRRTFADPRQGPLFKAIIAAATCNADTAEALANFYDTRLRELSPMVADAVARGDAPEGTDGAEVIRYVSAPLYYQFLTTTTRLTRADADRSVAAAMAAVKAGVFVRRAP; encoded by the coding sequence GTGTCAACACGTCCCGGCGGCCGCACCGCCGCAGTACGCGATGCCGTGCTGCGCGCCACGGGCGACCTGCTCGTGGACAACGGGTTGTCGGGTGTGGAGCTCAGTGCCGTCGCCGAACTTGCCGGCGTCGGGAAGTCCACCGTGTACCGGCGGTGGGGGACCGTGCCGGCCCTGGTGGCCGACCTGCTGGCCGACATGGCGGACACGTCGACACCTCGTTCGCACACCGGCACTCTGCGAGGTGACCTGCTGACCAGTGCCCACCTGATCCGACGTACGTTCGCCGACCCGCGGCAGGGGCCGCTGTTCAAGGCGATCATCGCCGCGGCCACCTGCAACGCCGACACCGCGGAGGCGTTGGCGAACTTCTACGACACCCGGTTGCGGGAACTGTCGCCGATGGTGGCTGACGCCGTGGCCCGCGGAGACGCCCCGGAGGGCACCGACGGCGCCGAGGTCATCCGCTACGTCTCGGCGCCGTTGTACTACCAGTTCCTCACCACCACAACACGATTGACGCGAGCTGATGCCGACCGCAGCGTCGCCGCCGCCATGGCCGCTGTGAAAGCGGGGGTGTTCGTGCGCCGCGCACCCTAG
- a CDS encoding fasciclin domain-containing protein yields the protein MTTRTKSLGLAAAVTAIALSIPTAVNAFAEPTPTPKPTPPPFGALSTNAPEPQGPECGTYKETLPSGSFAGTSALTASAAIASIPELSTFSQAISGQVNPAVNLAGVLDNGPYNVFAPTNEAFAKMEPGELELLKSNPEELTSVLYYHMALGYLGPDIIKGKLTSQQGSQLTVTGSGGDIKVDDVAKVVCGGITAQSAKIYMIDTVLNPAESLPGTATTTTSPTETATSPTETSSTETTEPAPVPTESLPAEATATTVPVAPA from the coding sequence GTGACGACTCGCACCAAATCCCTGGGCCTTGCCGCGGCGGTGACTGCCATAGCCCTGTCCATCCCGACCGCGGTGAATGCGTTCGCCGAGCCGACACCCACCCCGAAGCCGACGCCGCCGCCGTTCGGCGCACTGAGCACCAACGCCCCTGAACCGCAGGGGCCGGAGTGCGGCACCTACAAGGAAACCCTGCCCAGCGGGTCGTTCGCCGGTACGTCGGCGCTCACTGCGTCCGCGGCCATCGCCTCGATCCCCGAGCTGAGCACCTTCAGCCAGGCCATCTCCGGTCAGGTGAACCCTGCGGTGAACCTGGCGGGCGTGTTGGACAACGGACCGTACAACGTCTTCGCTCCCACCAACGAGGCCTTCGCGAAGATGGAGCCCGGTGAACTGGAGCTGCTGAAGTCCAATCCCGAAGAGCTGACCAGCGTGCTGTACTACCACATGGCGCTGGGCTACCTGGGGCCCGACATCATCAAGGGCAAGCTCACCTCGCAGCAGGGCTCGCAGCTCACCGTCACCGGCAGCGGCGGCGATATCAAGGTCGACGACGTGGCCAAGGTGGTGTGCGGCGGCATCACCGCACAGAGCGCCAAGATCTACATGATCGACACTGTGCTGAACCCGGCCGAGTCCCTGCCCGGCACCGCGACCACCACGACGTCGCCGACGGAGACCGCCACCTCGCCGACGGAGACCAGCTCCACCGAGACCACCGAGCCTGCGCCGGTCCCGACTGAGAGCCTGCCCGCCGAGGCGACGGCAACCACCGTCCCG
- a CDS encoding aldo/keto reductase has product MEYRHVGNSGLVVSELSFGAATFGGSGDFFKAWGDTGVNEARTMVDLCLDAGITLFDTADVYSDGASEEVLGAALQGRRDRVLISTKAGLPMGEGPGDWGTSRSRLISGVDAALTRLQTDRIDLFQLHAYDAHTPIDEVLDTLDGLVAQGKVRYTGVSNFSGWQLAKSLAYSDAAHRTRYVAHQVYYSLLGRDYEWELMPLGLDEGVGALVWSPLGWGRLTGKIRRGAPLPERTRLHTTADAGPPVDDEMLYDVVDELEAIAGETGKTVPQVALNWLLRRPTVSSVIVGARNAEQLRDNLGAVGWELDEQQIARLDAVSVKDAPYPYFPYFRQEGIARLNPPLFA; this is encoded by the coding sequence ATGGAATATCGACACGTAGGCAACTCCGGCCTGGTGGTATCCGAATTGAGCTTCGGCGCAGCCACATTCGGAGGATCGGGCGATTTCTTCAAAGCCTGGGGCGACACCGGCGTGAACGAGGCTCGAACCATGGTGGACCTGTGCCTGGATGCCGGGATCACCCTGTTCGACACCGCCGACGTCTACTCCGACGGCGCGTCCGAAGAAGTCCTGGGCGCCGCGCTGCAAGGCCGCCGCGACCGCGTGCTGATCTCCACCAAGGCCGGCCTGCCGATGGGCGAGGGTCCCGGCGACTGGGGAACGTCCAGATCGCGGCTGATCTCTGGAGTGGACGCCGCACTGACCCGGCTGCAGACCGATCGGATCGACCTGTTCCAACTGCACGCCTACGACGCACACACCCCCATCGACGAAGTGCTCGACACCCTGGATGGCCTTGTCGCCCAAGGCAAGGTCCGCTACACCGGTGTGTCCAACTTCAGCGGCTGGCAGCTGGCCAAGTCACTGGCGTACTCCGATGCGGCACACCGCACCCGCTACGTCGCCCACCAGGTCTACTACTCACTGCTCGGCCGCGACTACGAGTGGGAGTTGATGCCACTCGGCCTCGACGAGGGCGTCGGCGCACTGGTCTGGAGCCCGCTCGGTTGGGGCAGACTGACCGGCAAGATCCGCCGCGGTGCCCCTCTTCCTGAGCGCACCCGTCTGCACACAACGGCCGACGCCGGGCCTCCGGTCGACGACGAGATGCTCTACGACGTCGTAGACGAACTGGAGGCCATCGCCGGCGAGACCGGCAAGACCGTTCCACAGGTCGCGCTGAACTGGCTGCTGCGACGGCCTACCGTGTCGTCGGTGATCGTCGGCGCCCGCAACGCCGAACAGTTGCGCGACAACCTCGGCGCTGTCGGCTGGGAGCTCGACGAGCAGCAGATCGCGCGCCTCGATGCGGTCAGCGTCAAAGACGCTCCCTATCCCTACTTTCCGTACTTCCGGCAGGAGGGCATCGCCCGGCTGAACCCACCGCTGTTCGCCTAG
- a CDS encoding enoyl-CoA hydratase, with the protein MTTTSAVDGLLVDLTDGVLSVTINRPDSLNSLNAAVLAGIADTFEAAADDPGVKVARLGGAGRGFSSGAGIGADDAGSIESGGDPVDVLYLANRAIRSIVNLPRPVVSVVQGPAAGVGVSLALAGDLVLASDKAFFMLAFTKIGLMPDGGASALVAASVGRARAMRMALLAERISAADALAWGLVSNVYPADQFDAEVAAVIAQLGVGPVVSQALTKRAVNAATLTELEPALGLETEGQIALLHASDFREGVKAFQERRTPTFTDT; encoded by the coding sequence ATGACCACGACTTCCGCTGTCGACGGGTTGCTCGTCGATCTCACCGATGGCGTGCTGTCGGTGACCATCAACCGGCCCGACAGCCTGAACTCTCTGAACGCAGCCGTGCTCGCCGGTATCGCAGACACCTTCGAGGCCGCCGCCGACGACCCCGGCGTCAAGGTCGCCCGGCTGGGTGGCGCCGGTCGCGGCTTCAGTTCCGGGGCCGGCATCGGCGCCGACGACGCAGGCAGCATTGAGTCCGGTGGCGATCCCGTCGACGTCCTGTACCTGGCCAACCGGGCCATCCGATCGATCGTGAACCTGCCGCGACCGGTGGTGTCCGTGGTGCAGGGGCCTGCCGCCGGTGTCGGGGTGTCGCTGGCATTGGCCGGCGACCTGGTGCTGGCCAGCGACAAGGCGTTCTTCATGTTGGCGTTCACCAAGATCGGACTGATGCCCGACGGCGGCGCTTCGGCTCTGGTTGCCGCCTCGGTCGGCCGGGCCCGCGCCATGCGGATGGCCCTGCTGGCCGAACGGATCTCCGCCGCGGACGCCCTGGCCTGGGGCCTGGTGAGCAACGTCTACCCGGCCGACCAGTTCGACGCCGAGGTGGCCGCAGTGATCGCCCAGCTCGGTGTCGGCCCCGTGGTGTCGCAGGCCTTGACCAAGCGCGCCGTCAACGCCGCCACTTTGACCGAGCTCGAACCGGCGCTGGGCCTCGAGACCGAAGGGCAGATCGCGCTACTGCACGCGTCCGACTTCAGAGAAGGCGTCAAGGCGTTCCAGGAGCGCCGCACCCCTACCTTCACCGACACCTGA
- a CDS encoding NAD(P)H-binding protein, producing the protein MKSMRILVTGATGYIGSRLVAALLAEGHEVVVATRNIDKLAAFGWRHQVAAVTLDADSSDSAALALAEAGSVDVIYYLVHGIGQPDFRERDVRAAANVGQAASKARVGRIVYLGGFVPDDDTLSDHLASRAEVAEALEIDGGAEVVWLGAAVIIGAGSTSFEMVRYVGDRLPLIPLPSWADHAIDPISIRDVLYYLLAAADSDAVPAGAYDITGPNSTTYRGLIGGYVHAAGSRRAGLPLNGWHEALIPKALTAWVAGNVVPVPTGLAVDLIASLDHPMTASGSLLRDIVPDPPEGLTAIDDAIAASVASPRPKPVDLLADPHHLADSDATWAGGDRLRLRRVLGGLPPEIARPALSLVSLVPKPLAAVARTGLDLMVELMPRTGPA; encoded by the coding sequence GTGAAATCGATGCGCATCCTGGTCACCGGAGCCACCGGCTACATCGGATCCCGATTGGTGGCGGCGTTGCTGGCCGAAGGCCACGAGGTCGTCGTCGCCACCCGCAACATCGACAAACTGGCCGCTTTCGGCTGGCGCCACCAGGTCGCGGCCGTCACTCTGGACGCCGACTCGTCAGACTCCGCCGCTCTGGCGCTGGCCGAGGCCGGATCCGTCGACGTCATCTACTACCTGGTGCACGGCATCGGACAGCCCGACTTCCGGGAGCGCGACGTCCGCGCGGCGGCCAATGTGGGGCAGGCCGCCAGCAAGGCTCGCGTCGGCCGCATTGTCTACCTGGGCGGATTCGTGCCCGACGACGACACCCTGTCCGACCATCTGGCCAGTCGCGCCGAGGTGGCCGAGGCGCTCGAGATCGACGGGGGAGCCGAGGTGGTGTGGCTCGGGGCGGCGGTCATCATCGGCGCCGGATCGACGTCGTTCGAAATGGTTCGCTACGTGGGTGACCGGCTTCCGTTGATCCCGTTGCCCTCGTGGGCCGACCACGCCATCGATCCGATCTCGATCAGGGACGTCCTGTACTACTTGCTGGCGGCGGCCGATTCCGATGCGGTACCGGCCGGTGCCTACGACATCACCGGCCCCAACTCCACCACCTACCGGGGTCTGATCGGTGGCTACGTACACGCCGCAGGCAGCCGCCGAGCCGGTCTGCCGCTCAACGGCTGGCACGAGGCGCTGATCCCCAAGGCATTGACGGCGTGGGTGGCCGGCAATGTGGTGCCGGTGCCCACCGGCCTGGCGGTGGATCTGATCGCCTCGCTGGACCACCCCATGACGGCCTCGGGCAGCCTGTTGCGTGACATCGTGCCCGACCCGCCCGAGGGCCTGACCGCCATCGACGACGCGATCGCCGCTTCGGTGGCCTCGCCGCGGCCCAAGCCGGTGGACCTCCTGGCCGACCCCCACCATCTGGCTGACAGCGACGCCACGTGGGCCGGAGGTGATCGCTTGCGGCTTCGCCGGGTGCTCGGCGGCCTGCCTCCCGAGATCGCCCGGCCGGCTCTGTCGCTGGTCTCGTTGGTGCCGAAACCCCTTGCGGCTGTCGCGCGCACCGGTTTGGATCTGATGGTGGAGCTGATGCCGAGGACAGGACCCGCATGA
- the tet(V) gene encoding tetracycline efflux MFS transporter Tet(V) — protein sequence MGIEADHLPEVQQAPTGWRVLAPFRIREYRLLIAAVSLTILAEGMWAVVMALQVIALNPDPAALSFVAACLGATLVAFVLVGGIAADRIPQRTIIIAVQVVNLIAVASVAVLGLMDLLQVWHMAVAAALLGAAAAFFFPAYSAYLPRILPADQLLAANGVEGVMRPVLQRAVGPAAAGLLIGATFPTLGAVIVALVLAVALGLLFFTRGVPMSAPTVRTHPLADLRDGFVFMIATPWLLATLLFASMFVLFVIGPLEVLLPFITEARFEHGAQMYGFVLAAFGVGSALGAIGVSSGRLPRRYLTVTMLVWGVGSLPLVIVGWTHSFTLMMVATFVVGVTDGIGMVIWGTLLQRRVPSAMLGRVSSLDFFVSLAFMPVSMALAGPLSKVISMELIFLVAGVAPVIVASIAWWTAGMRHDEIAHPLD from the coding sequence ATGGGTATCGAGGCCGACCATCTGCCGGAGGTGCAGCAGGCACCTACTGGTTGGCGTGTGCTCGCACCCTTCCGAATCCGCGAGTACCGCCTGCTGATCGCAGCGGTGTCGCTGACCATCCTGGCCGAAGGCATGTGGGCGGTGGTGATGGCGCTACAGGTCATCGCGTTGAATCCCGACCCCGCCGCCCTGTCGTTCGTGGCGGCCTGCCTGGGCGCAACCCTGGTGGCGTTTGTCCTCGTCGGCGGTATCGCTGCGGATCGAATTCCCCAGCGCACCATCATCATTGCCGTGCAGGTGGTCAATCTGATCGCAGTCGCTTCGGTGGCGGTGCTGGGTCTGATGGATCTGCTGCAGGTGTGGCACATGGCCGTCGCGGCGGCATTGCTCGGTGCCGCGGCGGCGTTCTTCTTCCCGGCCTACAGCGCCTACCTGCCCAGGATCCTGCCGGCAGACCAGCTGCTGGCAGCCAACGGTGTCGAAGGCGTGATGCGGCCGGTGCTGCAGCGGGCCGTGGGCCCGGCAGCCGCGGGTCTGCTGATCGGCGCGACGTTTCCCACCTTGGGCGCGGTCATCGTCGCGCTGGTGTTGGCCGTCGCCTTGGGATTGTTGTTCTTCACCCGGGGTGTTCCGATGTCCGCACCTACGGTCAGGACACATCCGCTGGCAGATCTGCGCGACGGGTTCGTGTTCATGATCGCCACGCCGTGGCTGTTGGCGACGCTGTTGTTCGCCAGCATGTTCGTGTTGTTCGTCATCGGCCCACTCGAGGTGTTGCTGCCGTTCATCACCGAGGCACGGTTCGAACACGGTGCGCAGATGTACGGGTTCGTGCTGGCGGCCTTCGGCGTCGGTAGCGCCCTCGGCGCCATCGGGGTGTCCTCGGGCCGGCTGCCGCGGCGCTATCTGACGGTGACGATGCTGGTGTGGGGCGTCGGTTCGTTACCGCTGGTGATCGTGGGGTGGACGCACTCGTTCACGCTGATGATGGTGGCCACCTTCGTCGTCGGCGTGACCGACGGCATCGGCATGGTCATCTGGGGCACGCTGCTGCAGCGCCGGGTTCCGTCGGCGATGCTGGGCCGGGTGTCGAGCCTGGACTTCTTCGTGTCGCTGGCGTTCATGCCGGTGTCGATGGCGCTGGCGGGCCCGCTGTCGAAGGTGATCTCGATGGAACTGATCTTCCTGGTGGCCGGGGTGGCTCCCGTCATCGTCGCGTCCATCGCGTGGTGGACGGCCGGGATGCGCCACGACGAGATCGCGCACCCGCTGGACTGA
- a CDS encoding CPBP family intramembrane glutamic endopeptidase, which translates to MTAATSLRDDIRSVLTSVAAPHEESPAVVRKRRIIVAVVLVLGAVTLALSLNQTPGDPTFYWLTFLLAAIWAGGAFASGPLHLGGVNWRGQVRRPVLTGLGLGAAVGAAFVVGALIAREIDPIAEFITRVLVFANQGALWLVVVITLVNGVAEELFFRGSLYTALGGRAPVVISTVMYIIATSASGNPMLGFAAIILGTVCALERRATGGVLAPMLTHLVWGLIMVLALPPLFGV; encoded by the coding sequence ATGACCGCCGCCACCAGCCTGCGTGACGACATTCGCAGCGTGCTCACGAGTGTGGCTGCGCCACACGAGGAATCGCCTGCGGTGGTGCGCAAGCGGCGCATCATCGTCGCGGTGGTGCTGGTGCTCGGCGCGGTGACACTGGCGTTGTCACTGAACCAGACTCCGGGTGACCCGACGTTCTACTGGCTGACCTTCCTGCTGGCCGCGATCTGGGCCGGGGGAGCATTCGCATCCGGTCCGCTGCACCTGGGCGGGGTCAACTGGCGAGGCCAAGTGCGACGTCCGGTGCTCACCGGGCTCGGCCTCGGTGCGGCCGTCGGCGCGGCATTCGTGGTGGGGGCGCTGATCGCCCGCGAGATCGATCCCATCGCCGAATTCATCACGCGGGTGCTGGTTTTCGCCAACCAGGGCGCACTGTGGCTGGTTGTTGTGATCACCCTGGTGAACGGAGTCGCCGAGGAACTGTTCTTCCGCGGCTCGCTGTACACCGCGCTCGGAGGCCGGGCACCGGTGGTGATCTCGACCGTCATGTACATCATCGCGACCTCCGCCAGCGGCAACCCGATGCTGGGCTTCGCGGCGATCATCCTGGGGACGGTGTGCGCGCTGGAACGCCGCGCCACCGGCGGAGTGCTGGCGCCGATGCTGACCCATCTGGTGTGGGGGCTGATCATGGTGCTGGCTCTGCCGCCCCTGTTCGGGGTCTGA
- a CDS encoding MFS transporter: protein MTVTRAPQTRLHWAWVVAAVSFVALLGAAGFRSVPGVMMNPLHHEFGWSHGTVGLAMSVNMTLFGLTAPFAAALMDRFGIRPVLAAALGLIATGSALSVTMTASWQLVLLWGVLVGTGTGAISMGFVATIATRWFEAQRGLVTGVLTAASATGQLIFLPVVAAVTTAHGWRWASIIVAAAALAVVPLVLVFMRNWPRDVGLLPYGATETVDTPKPPGSSFGAAFSGLVLGARVPAFWLLAGSFAICGMTTNGLIGTHFIPAANDHGMPTTVAAGLLAVVGVLDVAGTVFSGWLTDRVDPRVLLVIYYLGRGLSLVALPALLSPHAEAGTWVFIVFYGLDWVATVPPTIALCRNYFGTKAPIVFGWVFASHQLGAAVAAAGAGWIRDLQGEYDLAFYLAAGLCVVAALMCLSVRKVQPLR from the coding sequence GTGACCGTTACCCGCGCCCCACAGACCCGCCTGCACTGGGCATGGGTGGTGGCCGCCGTCAGCTTTGTGGCACTGCTGGGCGCCGCCGGCTTCCGTTCCGTACCCGGCGTGATGATGAACCCGCTGCACCACGAGTTCGGTTGGTCGCACGGCACCGTCGGACTGGCGATGTCGGTGAACATGACGCTGTTCGGGTTGACGGCTCCCTTCGCGGCCGCGCTGATGGACCGGTTCGGCATCCGCCCGGTGCTGGCCGCCGCGCTGGGCCTGATCGCCACCGGCAGCGCACTGAGCGTGACCATGACGGCCAGCTGGCAGCTGGTGCTGCTGTGGGGTGTGCTGGTCGGCACGGGCACCGGCGCCATCTCGATGGGATTCGTCGCGACCATCGCGACCCGCTGGTTCGAGGCACAACGTGGCTTGGTCACCGGGGTGCTGACCGCGGCCAGTGCCACGGGCCAGTTGATCTTCCTGCCCGTCGTCGCCGCCGTCACCACAGCACACGGTTGGCGCTGGGCGTCGATCATCGTCGCCGCGGCCGCTCTGGCGGTGGTGCCGCTGGTGTTGGTGTTCATGCGGAACTGGCCGCGGGACGTGGGCTTACTGCCCTACGGCGCCACCGAGACCGTCGACACCCCCAAGCCACCGGGCAGCAGTTTCGGTGCCGCGTTCTCGGGACTGGTCCTCGGGGCAAGGGTGCCGGCGTTCTGGTTGCTGGCAGGAAGTTTCGCGATCTGCGGCATGACCACCAACGGTCTGATCGGCACCCACTTCATCCCCGCCGCCAACGACCACGGCATGCCGACCACGGTGGCCGCCGGACTGCTGGCCGTCGTCGGCGTCCTGGACGTCGCGGGCACGGTCTTCTCGGGCTGGCTCACCGACCGGGTGGATCCGCGGGTGCTGCTGGTCATCTACTACCTGGGTCGCGGTTTGTCGTTGGTGGCGCTGCCGGCGCTGCTCTCCCCCCACGCCGAAGCCGGCACCTGGGTGTTCATCGTCTTCTACGGGCTGGACTGGGTGGCCACCGTGCCGCCGACAATCGCCCTGTGCCGCAATTACTTCGGTACCAAGGCTCCGATCGTGTTCGGCTGGGTCTTCGCCTCACACCAATTGGGAGCAGCAGTGGCCGCCGCCGGCGCCGGCTGGATCCGGGACCTACAGGGCGAGTACGACCTGGCGTTCTACCTGGCCGCGGGACTGTGTGTGGTGGCCGCGCTGATGTGCCTGTCGGTCCGCAAGGTTCAGCCCTTGCGATAG
- a CDS encoding ABC transporter permease, with amino-acid sequence MSAHPNSAVDELRELAQLLTQVDAASAAAAWSDEGALQRLAAVAATELTVAPSTDIAAVGGSPGWQTRAREQERLAALTRDPSAPEHAEADAALAVGLARRAVAEAVLAVCRAQQLSGRHDTTRRSVFADLGPRLRALTSRIGTEIRHVWTSRPILLRLVITLAIALSLVVFYHFTGVARYDDAGRLTLYLFSAVVGSVVCTNALCFEANRVRAQLGSGERLWRILIAKNLAMAVMVTLAALPVIVVLTVADGGNPVALIDQLVTMVFIWLGVGNVLSVVYPLRHEPISARLHDGTWKPFLFSFAISYGVGLTVNLMIYWRLWARYKASEEIAGGAWAAFALVLISAVTMWILLTVFAVACSREPRLRRVLSREMIVYRKG; translated from the coding sequence GTGAGCGCGCACCCCAACTCTGCCGTCGATGAGCTTCGGGAACTGGCGCAGTTGCTGACACAGGTCGACGCAGCAAGCGCTGCCGCGGCCTGGTCGGACGAAGGCGCCCTGCAGCGGCTGGCGGCGGTCGCGGCCACCGAGTTGACTGTCGCGCCGTCGACTGACATCGCGGCGGTCGGCGGGTCACCGGGCTGGCAGACCCGCGCCCGGGAGCAGGAACGTCTCGCGGCGTTGACCCGAGACCCCTCGGCGCCCGAGCATGCCGAGGCCGACGCGGCGCTGGCGGTGGGCCTGGCCCGTAGAGCTGTCGCCGAAGCGGTGCTGGCGGTCTGTCGCGCCCAACAGCTCAGCGGCCGTCACGACACCACGCGCCGTTCGGTCTTTGCCGATCTCGGGCCGCGGTTGCGCGCACTGACCAGCCGTATCGGCACGGAGATCCGACATGTCTGGACCAGTCGCCCGATCCTGCTGCGATTGGTCATCACCTTGGCGATCGCTCTGAGCCTGGTGGTCTTCTACCACTTCACCGGAGTGGCCCGCTACGACGACGCCGGCCGGCTGACGCTGTATCTGTTCTCGGCCGTGGTCGGCAGCGTGGTGTGCACCAATGCACTCTGCTTCGAGGCGAACCGGGTACGAGCACAGCTGGGCAGCGGAGAACGGTTGTGGCGCATCCTGATTGCGAAGAACCTGGCGATGGCGGTCATGGTCACGCTGGCCGCTCTGCCGGTGATCGTGGTGCTGACGGTGGCCGACGGGGGCAACCCGGTGGCGCTGATCGACCAACTGGTCACCATGGTGTTCATCTGGCTGGGTGTGGGCAACGTGCTGTCGGTGGTGTATCCGCTTCGGCACGAACCGATTTCGGCCCGATTGCACGACGGCACCTGGAAGCCGTTCCTGTTCTCGTTCGCAATTTCCTACGGCGTGGGCCTGACGGTGAACCTGATGATCTACTGGCGACTCTGGGCCAGGTACAAGGCTTCCGAAGAGATCGCAGGCGGCGCCTGGGCGGCGTTCGCGCTGGTGCTGATCAGTGCCGTCACCATGTGGATCCTCCTGACGGTGTTCGCTGTGGCGTGCAGTCGTGAACCGCGCCTGCGACGGGTGCTGTCGCGGGAGATGATCGTCTATCGCAAGGGCTGA